Proteins encoded by one window of Phenylobacterium soli:
- a CDS encoding alpha/beta fold hydrolase, with protein sequence MNRRLVLQTAALGGAGALAATLASPAAAAVRPRPAAPPPLGSADVRAADGAALACTDWGSGPPVVFVSSWAMPSRMWQAQVAALSQAGLRCVAFDRRGHGRSPDPGRGYDMDTLAADLAAVLDQLDLRGVTLVGHSMGCAEAIRYLARDDAGRVKRAVLLAPAAPYLTRTADNPFGLPPEAHDQIRAAWTRDFPRWVADNARPFYTPETSAEAVAYGAQMLLECPLPVVLACNRALTATDLRADCAKVAVPTRVIHGDMDASAPLEMTGRRVAALIPGAELVVLKGAPHGLFTTHAEAVNQHILAAARA encoded by the coding sequence ATGAACCGCCGCCTCGTTCTCCAGACCGCCGCCCTCGGCGGAGCCGGCGCCCTCGCCGCCACCCTTGCCTCCCCGGCCGCAGCCGCCGTCCGCCCGCGCCCCGCGGCGCCTCCGCCGCTCGGATCGGCGGACGTCCGCGCCGCCGACGGCGCCGCGCTCGCCTGCACCGACTGGGGCTCGGGCCCGCCGGTGGTGTTCGTCAGCTCCTGGGCCATGCCGTCCCGCATGTGGCAGGCGCAGGTCGCCGCCCTCAGCCAGGCCGGCCTGCGCTGCGTCGCCTTCGATCGGCGCGGCCACGGCCGTTCGCCCGACCCGGGCCGCGGCTACGACATGGACACCCTGGCCGCCGACCTCGCCGCCGTGCTCGACCAGCTCGACCTGCGCGGCGTCACCCTGGTCGGCCATTCGATGGGCTGCGCGGAGGCGATCCGCTACCTGGCGCGGGATGACGCCGGGCGGGTGAAGCGGGCGGTGCTGCTCGCCCCCGCCGCGCCCTACCTCACCCGCACGGCCGACAACCCCTTCGGCCTGCCGCCCGAGGCGCACGACCAGATCCGCGCCGCCTGGACCCGCGATTTCCCTCGCTGGGTGGCCGACAACGCCCGGCCCTTCTACACGCCCGAGACCTCCGCCGAGGCGGTGGCCTACGGCGCGCAGATGCTGCTCGAATGTCCGCTGCCGGTGGTGCTCGCCTGCAACCGCGCCTTGACCGCGACCGACCTCCGCGCCGACTGCGCCAAGGTCGCCGTGCCGACCCGGGTGATCCACGGCGACATGGACGCCTCCGCCCCGCTGGAGATGACCGGCCGGCGCGTGGCCGCCCTGATCCCCGGCGCGGAGCTGGTGGTGCTGAAAGGGGCGCCGCACGGCCTCTTCACCACCCATGCCGAGGCGGTGAACCAGCACATCCTGGCTGCGGCCAGGGCGTGA
- a CDS encoding VOC family protein, which translates to MQLAKPRVDIGLSTNHLEPMLAFWQNEAGVPFDHLLPIRPGQDQHRHDANGSVLKINHHAEPLPANPPAGYRELIIAREGLTAPRHLADPEGNRVSLVPPGWQGVRQVGVRIAVRDLAAHRRFYREALELPEEEPERTPGRFRAGETLIILEEDPSAPVDAAMQGPGWRYITFQVFKVDEEHAKVLARGGREALAPVTLGSTARISMVRDPDGNWIELSQRASIVGSLE; encoded by the coding sequence ATGCAGCTGGCCAAACCGCGCGTGGACATCGGCCTGTCCACCAACCACCTCGAGCCCATGCTGGCCTTCTGGCAGAACGAGGCGGGTGTGCCGTTCGACCACCTGCTGCCGATCCGGCCCGGCCAGGACCAGCACCGCCACGACGCCAACGGCAGCGTGCTGAAGATCAACCACCACGCCGAGCCGCTGCCGGCCAATCCGCCCGCCGGCTATCGCGAGCTGATCATCGCCCGAGAGGGCCTCACCGCCCCACGCCATCTCGCCGATCCCGAGGGCAATCGCGTCAGCCTCGTCCCTCCGGGCTGGCAGGGCGTGCGCCAGGTCGGCGTCCGCATCGCCGTGCGCGACCTCGCCGCCCACCGCCGCTTCTACCGCGAGGCCCTGGAGCTTCCGGAGGAGGAACCTGAACGGACTCCGGGCCGGTTCCGCGCCGGCGAGACCCTGATCATCCTGGAAGAGGACCCGAGCGCGCCGGTCGACGCCGCCATGCAGGGCCCGGGCTGGCGCTACATCACCTTTCAGGTGTTCAAGGTCGACGAGGAGCACGCCAAGGTGCTGGCCCGCGGCGGCCGCGAGGCCCTCGCCCCCGTCACCCTCGGCTCGACGGCGCGGATCTCCATGGTGCGCGATCCCGACGGCAACTGGATCGAGCTTTCCCAACGCGCCTCGATCGTCGGTTCGCTCGAATAA
- a CDS encoding DegT/DnrJ/EryC1/StrS family aminotransferase: MPIPFIDLQAQRQRLGQSLEDAILKVVRSGAYIMGPEIAEFEAALAAFGEAPFALSCGSGTEALVLPLMAWEIGPGDAVFCPSFTFAATAEVMPLVGASPVFVDIDPVTYNLDPESLDAAIEAVKAKGELTPRAVIAVDLFGQPADYPAIAAVAKKHGLKLIADSAQGFGCTLNGQHPIHWADVATTSFFPAKPLGCYGDGGAVLVKDERLRDLIVSLRVHGQAVKSDIEGKTFEHDPKYLNVRVGINGRMDTIQAAVLLQKLSIFADEIAARNRVAARYAAGLSDLVTVPKVIEGGVSVWAQYTIETQDRDGLAAALREQGVPTAVYYPIPIHRQGVYSGYPVAPGGLPVTEVKAGKVISLPMHAYLTEDDQDQVIAAIRAFVKKNAA; encoded by the coding sequence ATGCCGATCCCCTTCATCGACCTGCAGGCCCAGCGCCAGCGCCTCGGCCAGTCCCTCGAGGACGCGATCCTCAAGGTGGTGCGCTCGGGCGCCTACATCATGGGCCCGGAGATCGCCGAGTTCGAAGCCGCCCTGGCCGCCTTCGGCGAGGCGCCCTTCGCCCTGTCCTGCGGCTCGGGCACCGAGGCCCTGGTGCTGCCGCTGATGGCCTGGGAGATCGGGCCGGGCGATGCGGTGTTCTGCCCGTCCTTCACCTTCGCGGCGACGGCCGAGGTGATGCCGCTGGTCGGCGCCTCGCCGGTGTTCGTCGACATCGACCCGGTGACCTACAACCTCGATCCCGAGAGCCTGGACGCCGCCATCGAGGCGGTGAAGGCCAAGGGCGAACTGACGCCCAGGGCGGTGATCGCCGTCGACCTGTTCGGCCAGCCGGCCGACTATCCGGCGATCGCGGCGGTGGCGAAAAAGCACGGGCTGAAGCTGATCGCCGACTCGGCCCAGGGCTTCGGCTGCACGCTGAACGGCCAGCACCCGATCCACTGGGCGGACGTGGCCACCACCTCCTTCTTCCCGGCCAAGCCGCTCGGCTGCTACGGCGACGGCGGGGCGGTGCTGGTCAAGGACGAGCGGCTGCGCGACCTGATCGTCTCGCTGCGGGTCCACGGCCAGGCGGTGAAGTCGGACATCGAAGGCAAGACCTTCGAGCACGACCCGAAGTACCTGAACGTGCGCGTCGGCATCAACGGACGGATGGACACCATCCAGGCGGCGGTGCTGCTGCAGAAGCTCTCTATCTTCGCCGACGAGATCGCGGCGCGGAACCGGGTGGCCGCGCGCTACGCCGCGGGCCTTTCCGACCTGGTCACCGTGCCGAAGGTCATCGAGGGCGGGGTCTCGGTCTGGGCGCAGTACACGATCGAGACCCAGGACCGCGACGGCCTCGCCGCGGCGCTGCGCGAGCAGGGCGTGCCGACCGCGGTCTACTACCCGATCCCGATCCACAGGCAGGGCGTCTATTCGGGCTATCCGGTCGCGCCCGGCGGCCTGCCGGTGACGGAGGTCAAGGCGGGAAAGGTCATCAGCCTGCCGATGCACGCCTATCTGACCGAGGACGACCAGGACCAGGTGATCGCCGCCATCCGCGCCTTCGTGAAGAAGAACGCAGCCTAG
- a CDS encoding phosphocholine-specific phospholipase C, whose product MLDRRTFLAAAAAGAALPPAIARARAIDAHVRTGTIADVEHVVVFMQENRSFDHYFGTMAGVRGFGDRFPAPLPGGRTVWTQANKPGPGKPPRIAPFPLNTAQSFAHMRVEGTPHNWTDAQDAWDEGRMGHWPAVKGEHAMGFYEKADIPFQFALAEAFTLCDAYHCSMQVGTNTNRLFLFTGANDPAGRGGGPSLSNSHDSLPEQGGAPASYTWTTYAERLQAAGVSWRVYQDMADNFTDNPLVGFKPFRDSHQGAPGSDPALAREGLSTWRLDALKADVLAGRLPQVSWIVAPAKDSEHPGPSSPAQGADFTARVLDALTADPAVWAKTVLLVMFDENDGFFDHAPPPAPPSRDAAGGLIGGSTVDLAGEHHLHPNPAEAKADRPDLFGRPYGLGPRVPMYVISPWSRGGFVNSQVFDHTSVLRFLEARFGVAEPNISPWRRSVCGDLTSCFDFRAPNRAAGAPRLPATAETAARAAALPHTTRPPTPAEPAAPAQASGVRPSRPLPYRLDAVLQSSGEETIVTFANDGAAGAVFHVYDLTDLAAVPRRYTLGAGTRLQDRWGPGADLWILGPNGFHRRFRGRAPLAVTMIGATLSARLVLHLRNLSDRPLDAAVEAGAYDLAPWRVRLGPGEAARRAWPLARTGGWYDLIVAAPGSAGFLQRYAGRVETGQVSISDPAMAGPALMEWA is encoded by the coding sequence ATGCTCGATCGACGCACATTCCTGGCGGCCGCGGCGGCGGGGGCGGCGCTGCCCCCGGCCATCGCCCGGGCGCGGGCGATCGACGCCCATGTGCGGACCGGCACCATCGCCGACGTCGAGCACGTCGTGGTGTTCATGCAGGAGAACCGCAGCTTCGATCACTACTTCGGGACCATGGCCGGTGTGCGCGGCTTCGGCGACCGCTTCCCCGCCCCGCTGCCCGGCGGGCGCACGGTGTGGACGCAGGCCAACAAGCCGGGGCCGGGCAAGCCGCCGCGCATCGCGCCGTTCCCGCTGAACACCGCCCAGAGCTTCGCCCACATGCGGGTGGAGGGCACGCCGCACAACTGGACCGACGCCCAGGACGCCTGGGACGAGGGCCGGATGGGCCACTGGCCGGCGGTCAAGGGCGAGCACGCCATGGGCTTCTACGAGAAGGCGGACATCCCCTTCCAGTTCGCCCTGGCCGAGGCCTTCACCCTCTGCGACGCCTACCACTGCTCCATGCAGGTGGGGACCAACACCAACCGGCTGTTCCTGTTCACCGGCGCGAACGATCCGGCGGGCCGGGGCGGCGGGCCCTCGCTCTCCAACTCGCACGACAGCCTGCCCGAGCAGGGCGGCGCGCCGGCCTCCTACACCTGGACCACCTATGCCGAGCGGCTGCAGGCGGCGGGCGTCTCCTGGCGTGTCTACCAGGACATGGCCGACAACTTCACCGACAACCCCCTGGTCGGCTTCAAGCCGTTCCGCGACTCGCACCAGGGCGCGCCGGGATCGGACCCGGCGCTGGCGCGCGAGGGCCTGTCCACCTGGCGGCTCGACGCCCTGAAGGCCGACGTGCTGGCCGGCCGGCTGCCGCAGGTCTCGTGGATCGTCGCGCCGGCCAAGGACAGCGAGCATCCGGGCCCCTCGAGCCCGGCGCAGGGCGCCGACTTCACCGCCCGGGTGCTGGACGCCCTGACCGCCGATCCCGCGGTCTGGGCCAAGACCGTGCTGCTCGTGATGTTCGACGAGAACGACGGCTTCTTCGACCACGCGCCGCCGCCCGCCCCGCCGTCGCGGGATGCGGCCGGCGGCCTGATCGGCGGCTCGACGGTGGACCTCGCCGGCGAGCACCACCTGCATCCCAATCCGGCCGAAGCCAAGGCGGACCGGCCGGATCTGTTCGGCCGGCCCTATGGCCTGGGGCCGCGCGTGCCGATGTACGTGATCTCGCCCTGGAGCCGCGGCGGCTTCGTCAATTCGCAGGTCTTCGACCACACCTCGGTGCTGCGGTTCCTCGAGGCGCGGTTCGGGGTCGCCGAGCCGAACATCTCGCCCTGGCGGCGGAGCGTCTGCGGCGACCTGACGAGCTGCTTCGACTTCCGGGCGCCGAACCGCGCGGCCGGCGCGCCGCGCCTGCCCGCCACGGCCGAGACCGCCGCGCGCGCCGCCGCCCTGCCGCACACGACCCGGCCGCCAACCCCGGCCGAGCCGGCGGCCCCGGCGCAGGCGAGCGGGGTGCGCCCCTCGCGGCCCCTGCCCTACCGGCTGGACGCCGTGCTGCAGTCCAGCGGAGAGGAGACGATCGTCACCTTCGCCAACGACGGAGCGGCCGGCGCGGTGTTCCACGTCTATGACCTGACCGACCTGGCCGCGGTCCCGCGGCGCTACACCCTGGGCGCCGGGACGCGATTGCAGGACCGCTGGGGCCCGGGCGCCGATCTGTGGATCCTCGGACCGAACGGCTTCCATCGCCGCTTCCGCGGCCGCGCGCCGCTGGCGGTGACGATGATCGGCGCGACCTTGTCGGCCCGCCTCGTCCTCCACCTTCGCAATCTCTCCGACCGGCCGCTCGACGCGGCGGTGGAGGCCGGCGCCTATGACCTGGCGCCCTGGCGCGTGCGCCTGGGTCCCGGCGAGGCGGCGCGGCGCGCCTGGCCGCTGGCTCGCACGGGCGGCTGGTACGATCTCATCGTCGCCGCGCCGGGGAGCGCCGGCTTCCTGCAGCGCTACGCCGGACGCGTCGAGACCGGGCAGGTGTCGATCAGCGACCCGGCGATGGCCGGGCCGGCGCTGATGGAGTGGGCCTGA
- a CDS encoding helix-turn-helix domain-containing protein has protein sequence MSTLAASPRSPTPGVGPGPTVGALIREWRERRRLSQLDLSCDAGISTRHLSFIETGRARPSREMVLRLAEELNAPLRARNALLLAAGFAPAFAERSLDDPALAGVRRSIDLVLAGHEPFPALVVDRGWRMLAANRALGPLLAGVAPFLLEPPVNVLRVSLHPEGLGPRIANFAEWRAHILERLKSQIEATADAELQVLLEELAAYPAPPEQTAADPGADYGGLAVPLQLRTPDAGVLSFFSTTTVFGTPLDVTLSELALETFLPADAHTAQALRRLA, from the coding sequence ATGAGCACCCTCGCCGCCTCGCCCCGCAGTCCCACTCCAGGCGTCGGTCCCGGCCCGACCGTCGGCGCCCTGATCCGCGAGTGGCGTGAGCGGCGAAGGCTGAGCCAGCTCGACCTTTCGTGCGACGCGGGGATCTCGACACGGCACCTGAGCTTCATCGAGACCGGCCGCGCGCGGCCGAGCCGCGAGATGGTGCTGCGCCTCGCCGAGGAACTGAACGCGCCGTTGCGCGCCCGCAACGCCCTGCTGCTGGCCGCCGGCTTCGCCCCGGCCTTCGCCGAGCGCAGCCTGGACGATCCGGCCCTGGCGGGCGTGCGCCGTTCGATCGACCTGGTGCTGGCCGGCCACGAGCCCTTTCCGGCGCTGGTGGTGGACCGCGGCTGGCGGATGCTCGCCGCCAACCGCGCGCTCGGCCCGCTGCTGGCCGGCGTCGCCCCCTTCCTGCTCGAGCCGCCGGTCAATGTGCTGCGGGTCAGCCTGCACCCGGAGGGGCTCGGCCCCCGGATCGCCAACTTCGCCGAATGGCGGGCGCACATCCTCGAGCGGCTGAAGAGCCAGATCGAGGCCACCGCCGACGCCGAGCTGCAGGTCCTGCTTGAGGAGCTGGCCGCCTATCCCGCGCCGCCGGAGCAGACGGCGGCCGATCCCGGCGCGGACTACGGCGGGCTCGCCGTGCCGCTGCAGCTGCGCACCCCGGACGCCGGCGTGCTGTCGTTCTTCAGCACGACGACGGTGTTCGGCACGCCGCTCGACGTCACCCTCTCGGAGCTGGCGCTGGAGACCTTCCTGCCGGCCGACGCCCACACGGCGCAGGCGCTGCGGCGACTGGCCTAG
- a CDS encoding sulfotransferase family protein, producing MNVFFVCGAPKSGTTWMQRVLDAHPEVCCSGEGHFIERFTGPLAQVVRGYNEDLAIETDQVYQGEPYYQPVSQAEFDAVARAFILSRLSSRAGPEARWVGDKTPRYTHQLEQLNRLFPEARFIHIVRDPRDVAVSRMGHSHRVGLWDVFRPGSQQHRDAVEATILGWKEAVAKVAAFADAHPGRVHEVRYRDLHADPVSENTRLFSFLGVSDQPVLMRMIAAQTSFEAVSGRKPGDEDPSSFLRKGLPDDWKTRLDADTARFIAENCGELMRQKRFVA from the coding sequence TTGAACGTCTTCTTCGTGTGCGGAGCGCCCAAGTCGGGCACGACGTGGATGCAGCGCGTCCTCGACGCCCATCCCGAGGTCTGCTGCTCGGGCGAGGGGCATTTCATCGAGCGCTTCACCGGGCCTCTGGCCCAGGTCGTCCGCGGCTACAACGAGGACCTCGCGATCGAGACCGACCAGGTCTACCAGGGCGAGCCCTACTACCAGCCGGTCAGCCAGGCCGAGTTCGACGCGGTGGCGCGCGCCTTCATCCTCTCGCGGCTCAGCTCGCGGGCCGGGCCCGAGGCGCGCTGGGTGGGCGACAAGACCCCGCGCTACACCCACCAGCTCGAACAGCTCAACCGCCTGTTCCCCGAGGCGCGCTTCATCCACATCGTCCGCGACCCGCGGGACGTGGCCGTGTCGCGCATGGGCCACTCCCACCGCGTCGGCCTGTGGGACGTGTTCCGCCCCGGGTCGCAGCAGCATCGCGACGCCGTCGAGGCGACGATCCTGGGCTGGAAGGAGGCGGTGGCCAAGGTCGCGGCCTTCGCCGACGCCCACCCCGGCCGGGTGCACGAGGTGCGCTATCGCGACCTGCACGCCGATCCGGTCAGCGAGAACACCCGGCTGTTCTCCTTCCTCGGCGTCAGCGACCAGCCCGTGCTGATGCGGATGATCGCCGCCCAGACCTCCTTCGAGGCGGTCTCCGGCCGCAAGCCGGGCGATGAGGATCCCAGCTCCTTCCTACGCAAGGGCCTGCCCGACGACTGGAAGACCCGCCTCGACGCGGACACCGCCCGCTTCATCGCCGAGAACTGCGGCGAGCTGATGCGCCAGAAGCGCTTCGTCGCCTAG
- a CDS encoding NADPH:quinone reductase, translated as MRAAWYERKGPAAEVLTVGERPVPEPGPGELLVRVRASGVNPSDTKGRGGARGNTAMPFPLIVPHQDGAGEVVAAGSPDLASRVGERVWFYEAQLGRPFGSAADYVAIPAAKAVRLPDGVSFEAGACLGVPAMTAHRAVFADGPVEGKTVFVSGGAGAVGRYAVQFARLGGARVIATVSSDEDADSARAAGAELVIDRKREDVAARVAAFTGAADGRGVDRFVEVAFGANLPLIAALLKPNGVVATYASDADPEPVLPFWPLVGLDATVHFVLVYVMDAAAHAAAAEAITEALEAGTLSHDIAEILDLADIARAHERVEKGAGGKIVVRP; from the coding sequence ATGCGCGCCGCCTGGTACGAACGCAAAGGTCCCGCCGCCGAGGTGCTCACGGTCGGCGAACGGCCGGTCCCCGAGCCCGGCCCGGGCGAACTGCTGGTGCGGGTCCGCGCCTCGGGCGTGAACCCCTCCGACACCAAGGGCCGCGGCGGCGCGCGGGGAAACACCGCCATGCCGTTCCCGCTGATCGTCCCGCACCAGGACGGGGCGGGCGAGGTGGTGGCCGCCGGCTCGCCGGACCTCGCCTCCCGCGTCGGCGAGCGCGTCTGGTTCTACGAGGCGCAGCTGGGCCGCCCGTTCGGCTCGGCCGCGGACTATGTGGCGATCCCCGCCGCCAAGGCCGTGCGCCTGCCGGACGGCGTCAGCTTCGAGGCGGGCGCCTGCCTCGGCGTGCCGGCCATGACCGCGCACCGGGCGGTGTTCGCCGACGGCCCGGTCGAGGGCAAGACGGTGTTCGTCTCCGGCGGGGCCGGGGCGGTGGGCCGCTACGCCGTGCAGTTCGCCAGGCTCGGCGGCGCCCGGGTGATCGCCACCGTGAGTTCGGACGAGGACGCCGACAGCGCCAGGGCGGCCGGGGCGGAACTGGTCATCGACCGCAAGCGCGAGGATGTCGCCGCCAGGGTCGCCGCCTTCACGGGGGCTGCCGACGGGCGCGGCGTCGACCGGTTCGTGGAGGTGGCCTTCGGGGCCAACCTGCCGCTGATCGCGGCCCTGCTGAAGCCGAACGGCGTGGTCGCCACCTATGCCAGCGACGCCGACCCGGAGCCCGTGCTGCCGTTCTGGCCACTGGTCGGGCTCGACGCCACCGTCCACTTCGTCCTGGTCTATGTGATGGACGCCGCCGCCCACGCCGCCGCCGCCGAGGCGATCACGGAGGCGCTCGAGGCCGGAACGCTCAGCCACGACATCGCCGAGATCCTCGACCTCGCCGACATCGCCCGCGCCCACGAACGCGTCGAGAAGGGCGCCGGCGGCAAGATCGTCGTCCGCCCCTAG
- a CDS encoding cytochrome P450, which translates to MTEDAARLPDPVLPGALTDKPPFTFWDLIRGKRRGMPWSMPDEIYEQPVLLQKSLIGDIVYVGDPELAKQVMIDRPADYPKAEIELRMFSALFGQGLLGLDGEAWRKHRRTMAPAFDPRSVAGYAPAMAESSEAFVQRWGNLEDGAVVEVSGDMTDLTLAIIARTMFSGEGEALEPVIKAILDRAPQFSDFNLFDMLPGTRAIRMAERERRMQTLFAPLDEAVAAMIARREGRADAPNDLLSRLIAARDAETGLAFTPREVRDELITIFIAGHETTATAMTWIWYLLARHPQERARLHEELDRVLGGRRPTGADLADLPFARRVVEESLRLLPPTPGISARVARREDDLGGVKVRAGAYVVVAPWVLQRHRRTWPEAERFDPDRWLPERSEGRPRLAAMPFGAGPRVCIGQRLAETEIQLIMATLAQHYELDLASDAPVKLRHNVTIRPVGGLPMKVRRRERAPAAVAAE; encoded by the coding sequence ATGACCGAAGATGCTGCGCGCCTGCCCGACCCCGTCCTGCCGGGGGCGCTGACCGACAAGCCCCCCTTCACCTTCTGGGACCTGATCCGCGGAAAGCGGCGCGGCATGCCGTGGTCGATGCCGGACGAGATCTACGAACAGCCGGTGCTTCTGCAGAAGAGCCTGATCGGCGACATCGTCTATGTCGGCGATCCCGAGCTGGCCAAGCAGGTGATGATCGACCGCCCGGCGGACTATCCGAAGGCGGAGATCGAGCTGCGGATGTTCTCGGCCCTGTTCGGCCAGGGCCTGCTGGGGCTCGACGGCGAGGCCTGGAGGAAGCACCGCCGGACGATGGCGCCGGCCTTCGACCCGCGCAGCGTGGCCGGCTACGCCCCGGCGATGGCGGAGAGTTCCGAGGCCTTCGTGCAGCGCTGGGGTAATCTGGAGGACGGGGCGGTCGTCGAGGTTTCCGGGGACATGACCGACCTGACCCTGGCGATCATCGCCAGGACCATGTTCTCCGGCGAGGGCGAGGCGCTGGAGCCGGTGATCAAGGCGATCCTCGACCGGGCGCCGCAGTTCTCCGACTTCAACCTGTTCGACATGCTGCCGGGCACGCGGGCCATCAGGATGGCCGAGCGCGAGAGGCGGATGCAGACCCTGTTCGCGCCGCTAGACGAGGCGGTGGCGGCGATGATCGCGCGCCGGGAAGGCCGGGCAGATGCCCCCAACGACCTGCTGTCACGCCTGATCGCCGCGCGCGACGCCGAGACCGGCCTGGCTTTCACGCCGCGCGAGGTGCGCGACGAGCTGATCACCATCTTCATCGCGGGCCACGAGACCACCGCCACGGCCATGACCTGGATCTGGTACCTGCTGGCGCGGCACCCGCAGGAGCGGGCGCGGCTGCACGAGGAGCTGGACCGGGTGCTGGGCGGGCGCAGGCCGACGGGGGCGGACCTCGCGGACCTGCCGTTCGCGCGCCGGGTCGTGGAGGAGTCCCTGCGCCTCCTGCCGCCGACGCCGGGCATCTCGGCGCGGGTGGCGCGGCGGGAGGACGACCTCGGCGGGGTGAAGGTCCGGGCCGGGGCCTACGTCGTGGTGGCGCCCTGGGTGCTGCAGCGGCACCGCAGGACCTGGCCGGAGGCGGAGCGCTTCGACCCCGACCGCTGGCTGCCGGAGCGCAGCGAAGGCCGCCCCAGGCTGGCGGCCATGCCGTTCGGCGCCGGCCCGCGGGTCTGCATCGGCCAGCGGCTCGCCGAGACCGAGATCCAGCTGATCATGGCGACCCTGGCGCAGCACTACGAGCTCGACCTCGCCAGCGACGCACCGGTGAAGCTCCGCCACAACGTGACCATCCGGCCGGTCGGCGGCCTGCCGATGAAGGTGCGTCGGCGCGAGCGCGCCCCGGCCGCCGTGGCCGCGGAATGA
- a CDS encoding winged helix-turn-helix transcriptional regulator, producing the protein MDAAETKRARRRAGRTGCAVETTLSVIGGTWKPVLLFHLLDGKLRFNALCRLTPAATPRMITLQLRELEADGVIRRIVYPEVPPKVEYELTPLGRTLEPVLLSMRAWGETFAGRAEAPAG; encoded by the coding sequence ATGGACGCTGCCGAGACCAAACGAGCGAGACGGCGGGCCGGGCGCACCGGCTGCGCGGTGGAGACCACCCTGTCGGTGATCGGCGGGACGTGGAAGCCGGTGCTGCTGTTCCACCTGCTGGACGGCAAGCTGCGCTTCAACGCGCTGTGCCGGCTGACGCCGGCGGCGACGCCGCGGATGATCACCCTGCAGTTGCGCGAGCTGGAGGCCGACGGGGTGATCCGCCGGATCGTCTATCCGGAGGTGCCGCCCAAGGTGGAGTACGAGCTGACGCCCCTGGGGCGGACCCTGGAGCCGGTGCTGCTCAGCATGCGGGCCTGGGGGGAGACCTTCGCCGGACGGGCGGAGGCGCCCGCCGGCTGA